One Triticum dicoccoides isolate Atlit2015 ecotype Zavitan chromosome 4B, WEW_v2.0, whole genome shotgun sequence genomic window carries:
- the LOC119295139 gene encoding uncharacterized protein LOC119295139: MARARIPEPKMDLCLPPTFAYLDRRAGMTTKKMPGPVVAAEWTCTNRGGHKNNDSVLNNPTNNFLLMLPPLFCKECHRVNPAGYCWDIPHISIRDVLLDFLVRNQGDYNTSVAHAFLTAVDAMRTIHEAFTFRAEPGTELDDGHLFTTYMRIFKTAFGYETGPCAHLRFKRPECIAYILQNHGVGFDCSSMQDGYRQRATPDFTQKIGKVFRIANRGGVGRIEQIIRLIAGGFPLFCHYAAGRAFDFVDGNEVYHAPAKAGINHAAVLIGSGVHEYPGEGSKIYLRARGSRDDAANPQSALQGKGGDFNIWAEDVTDVLGFHLA; the protein is encoded by the exons ATGGCGCGTGCTCGTATTCCCGAGCCTAAGATGGACCTCTGCCTACCTCCCACGTTCGCGTATCTTGATCGAAGGGCTGGTATGACTACAAAGAAGATGCCAGGTCCAGTTGTGGCAGCAGAGTGGACCTGCACGAACCGAGGGGGACATAAGAACAACGACTCTGTGCTTAACAATCCTACAAACAACTTTCTTCTCATGCTGCCTCCTCTCTTTTGCAAGGAGTGTCACCGTGTG AACCCTGCAGGGTATTGTTGGGATATCCCGCACATCAGCATAAGGGATGTGTTACTTGATTTTCTCGTCCGGAATCAAGGAGATTACA ATACGAGCGTGGCGCATGCATTCTTGACTGCTGTGGATGCCATGCGCACGATCCATGAAGCATTTACATTTAGAGCAGAGCCTGGCACGGAACTCGATGATGGGCATCTCTTCACCACGTACATGCGTATCTTCAAGACAGCATTTGGCTACGAGACCGGTCCATGTGCGCACCTGCGATTTAAGAGGCCGGAATGTATCGCTTACATCTTACAGAATCACGGTGTGGGTTTTGATTGCTCGAGCATGCAGGACGGTTATCGACAGAGGGCCACACCAGATTTCACCCAGAAGATAGGCAAAGTCTTTCGCATAGCTAATCGCGGCGGCGTTGGGCGCATCGAGCAAATCATTAGGCTGATAGCTGGAGGATTCCCTCTGTTTTGTCATTATGCTGCTGGGAGAGCATTCGACTTTGTGGATGGAAACGAGGTATATCATGCTCCTGCCAAGGCTGGCATAAATCACGCTGCAGTCTTGATCGGATCAGGCGTACATGAGTATCCAGGTGAAGGATCCAAGATTTACCTCCGCGCACGGGGTTCCAGGGATGACGCCGCTAATCCTCAATCTGCTCTCCAAGGGAAAGGTGGAGACTTCAACATTTGGGCGGAAGACGTCACTGATGTGCTGGGGTTCCATCTAGCCTGA
- the LOC119295141 gene encoding LOW QUALITY PROTEIN: uncharacterized protein LOC119295141 (The sequence of the model RefSeq protein was modified relative to this genomic sequence to represent the inferred CDS: inserted 2 bases in 2 codons) produces the protein MDPGGMLLEDFGXRVDLTXRIREVLANYQEGTTALRELIQNADDAGASRVRVCLDLRAHGAYSLLAPALAQWQGPALLAHNDAAFTDDDFASISRIGGSKKTGRFADSRGVSGEEMNLGRAKLSSAPAPSTPAAVVPEHPARLHLGTGEEELSTSSPPPGRGRGRAQHHLGRKILGEGILDVGEEEILGVGEEEDMLVQGPKVGGGGGGGFKIREQRGA, from the exons ATGGATCCGGGCGGGATGCTGCTGGAGGACTTCG AGCGGGTGGACCTGA CGCGCATCCGCGAGGTGCTGGCCAACTACCAGGAGGGCACCACCGCGCTGCGCGAGCTCATCCAAAACGCCGACGATGCCGGGGCCTCGCGGGTCCGCGTCTGCCTCGACCTCCGCGCCCACGGCGCCTACTCGCTGCTCGCCCCGGCGCTCGCGCAGTGGCAGGGTCCCGCCCTGCTCGCGCACAACGACGCcgccttcaccgacgacgactttgcCAGCATCTCCCGCATCGGCGGCAGCAAGAAGACGGGACGCTTCGC CGACAGCAGAGGAGTATCGGGAGAGGAGATGAACCTGGGGCGAGCAAAATTGAGTTCAGCACCAGCGCCGAGTACTCCAGCGGCAGTAGTGCCTGAGCACCCAGCTCGCCTACACCTCGGCACGGGCGAGGAAGAGCTCAGCACCAGCTCACCTCCACCTGGGCGGGGGCGAGGAAGAGCCCAACACCATCTGGGGAGGAAGATCCTGGGCGAGGGGATCCTGGACGTGGGAGAGGAGGAGATCCTGGgcgtgggagaggaggaggacatgCTGGTGCAGGGGCCGAAGGTGgggggcggaggtggtggaggattcAAAATTAGAGAG CAACGGGGAGCTTGA